The DNA sequence TATCATGTGGCGAGAACTAAACAGTGGTTCAGTTATTTACGAAAACAGTATGCTGAAGCTCAGCCACTGTTCAGCGATATCCGGGGCCTGACCCGCGCCGATGAGATTACCCGGGCAATCGAGTTACACGCCAGCGCTTTTCCCGATGAGGGTGGTGAGCATTAAGCGCGCCAGCATATTGATATATTGTCTGGTAATCAACCGCATGTATCACTGCCAGAACGTGGTTTTTAATCACTATAGGCTGTACGGGATCCTGAACCCGGTGGTGTTCTGCATTGGTTGTAAAAATAAGCAGATTTTTTGTTTGTGATGCAACGGTGAGAGGAAGTGGTGCTGTAAGGGCTGTCATCAATAACAGAAAGCAATTACTGACGCTTTGCAGAGGTATCATCAGCCCCGTCTTAACGAGGCTGATGAGTTAAAAACGGTATCGATGGATTATGGCGTATGGGAAACAGCCGGCTGCTCATAGATAGGGCCAAGCTGATGGGGAACCGTAAATGAGCCATCAGCTACCGGCGCAGCTGGAGTGACGCCGGTGCCTGTCACTTTTGGAGATTCTGCCGGAGAGGTTGCCGTTTCGACGGGTTGAGCATCATTCTTTTCCTGCACTGGTACTGGCTGACTGCGATTATCTTCAGCGTTGCCGCTGATATTAACCGGCATTCCGGAACGCGTATTGAGCGCAGATTCAACTGCAGAGGTAACGACACTGCTATCCGCAATCACTTTCTCAACAGCCGGAGTCAGCGTTAAAGGAACAGGTTCATGAGAATCGAATTGTTCCTGAGTACGCGAGAGTGGATCATGTACTTCCAGTAAACGCGACCCATCGGGTTCAACACTCGCTTTAACAGGCTGGTTGATAAATTGCACCGTGGTGCCAACCGGAACGTTTTTGAATAACCATTCGATATCAACTGCACGTAAACGTACACAACCATGACTGACCCGGAGCCCGATGCCGAAATTCGCATTGGTACCGTGAACAGCATAAAGCCGTCCGACATAGAGGGCATAAAGGCCCATTGGATTATCGGGTCCGGCAGGGAATACAGCAGGCAAATGTTCCCCGCGTGCAGCATATTCGGCATGCATTTTTGCGGTGGGCGTCCAGGTTGGCCCTTGTTTTTTGCGTTCGACTTTAGTGACCCAGTTCAGTGGTGTGTCCTTGCCTAGCTCACCAATACCTATCGGCAAAACAATGACCTTTTTTTGTCCCTTAGGATAATAATAGAGACGCATTTCAGCACTGTTGATGACGATGCCTTCTCGAGGGGCATCGGGCAGTAACAGTTGTTGCGGAATGACTAATTTGCTGTTGGCTACCGGAAGATAAACATCAACACCTGGATTGGCCTCCAGCATGTTACTTAACCCCATTTGATATTGAGCAGCAAAAGCCTCCAGAGGAAGCTTACTGTCTGAGGGGATAGTTACCTCAAGGTTCTGGCCCACCAGACGACTGCCAGGGGCAGGAAGATCGTAAGTTATGGCAACTGCTGTTTTACTGCTTACTGCAGCAACAATCAACAGGCAAGCAAATCTGCAAAGGCTTTTTTTCATAGTCGTTAAGATGATGCACCAGGTAAAAGTGTGATAGATGACAAAACCACGGCCCACTGCGGGCAAAGTAGTATAAGGGTATAATCCTGTTACGACAAATGATGAGTATTTTTGATAGAGACACTTTACAAAACTGTGACGAAGAACCGGTTATTCGTTCTTATTGTCGATAATCCTCGCCGCTATTTTTCATCGTCTATACTCAATCTGTTATCCGTGTGTTGACAAAGAATAAACGTGAGAGGAAATAAAATGTACTCAGTAGAAAATAAGGTCGCGATTGTCACAGCATCAGATTCGGGAATTGGTCAGTCATGTGCCCTTATGCTGGCGGAACAGGGCTTCCATATAGGGATTACCTGCCATTCTGATGAAAAAGCAGCAAATGTTACTGCGGAACAAGTTCGTCAACTGGGACGTAAAGCTGAGATACAGAAACTGGATTTATCAGATCCGGAAGCCGCAGGAGAAGCACTTGAAGCCTTGATTACTCGTATGGGTAGGGTGGATGTGCTGGTCAATAATGCTGGTGTAAACATCAAAGCTGATTTTTTAGACACGACACTGGAAAACTGGCGTAAGGTGTTCACGGTGAATGTTGAAGGCTCATTTGTCTGTTCGCAGACAGCAGCACGGCACATGGTGAAGCAGGGGGACGGCGGACGTATTATTAATATCACTTCGGTGCATGAGTTTACTCCGTTGCCCAATTCCGTTGCTTATACAGCGACAAAACATGCGCTTGGCGGCCTGACTAAATCGATGGCGTTAAGCTTATTACCCCATGGTATTCTGGTCAATGCAGTGGCACCGGGCACCATTGCCACGCCAATGAATCAAATGGGAACGGATGATGCAGAGAAGATAGTCATTCCTGAAATACCGGCACAACGCCCCGGTGATCGCCGTGAAGTGGCGAGTATGGTAGCCTGGCTTTGTTCTCCGTGGTCCAGCTATACCACTGGTCAATCTTTTATCATCGATGGTGGGTTTATGCTGGCTAATCCGCAATACTTTATACAAAAACCAGCATAACACCTTATCAACGCAGCCTTGCCGATTGGGTTCATATGCCTGTGAAGAGTAGTATGGCATCTGAGCCCAAGCGCTCACCGGATCAAACCAGAGAATGGTCTATTTCTTTTTACCGCGCTGGCGAAAATAAACACGTAGCGCCACAACCATCAGCACCACCGCAGCAAGAACAAACAGCGGCTTTAGATGGGTATCGAGAGCATTAAGCCATGGAGCGACCAGGTTGCCGGCCAGATATCCCAGCGACACGAACAGTAAGGCCCAGCAAACAGAACCTATTATATTGAGCAGTAAAAATTGCCCTGACTTAAGATGACTGGTGCCAATAATCAACGGGCCAATAATGCGCAAGCCATACATGAATCTGACACCAATCACGAAAAGTATCGGTCGTTTGCGTATTAAGCTGTCTGCCTTATCGATTTGCGCCTGGTAGCGTGAGAAACGTGATAATATTTTTTCTCCCCAATAGCGGCCGAGAAAAAAAAGTGTTGTGTCACCGACTACGGCCCCGATTATCGCCACCAGTAAAACCATATCGTAGTTGAGTAATCCCTGGTGAGCAGCAACGCCGGCCAATAAGGTAAAGGTTTCACCCTCAGCGATACAGCCAAAAAAAAGCGCCAGGTAACCATGTTCAGTGATCAGGGAATTGATATCCATAAACTTCTCATATAGAAAGAAACTGTCAGTGAAAGTGTAGCGCCAAATGTCACTGCTGAGATACCAATCTGTTGCTGACATGGAAAGAAACGATTCTGTGCTGGAAGCAGGTTGAATGCCGGGCGTATGATGCCCACCCAGCTGACATAATTTGCCTGGTTACCGATCGTTTCCTGATCGTACACATCTTTCATTGACTAAAATTGATATTATGCCTGAGAAAAATTTTCGCGTGTCACTCGTTTGGTTATTGCTGTTCTTCGTTCAATGCTGGAGTGGACAAGCCGCAGCAACCCCCTCAACAAGAACAACCTTACCGCAAATAGCATCAGGAAGTGCGATGATTGTAGATTTGAGAACCGGTGAAGAGTTGTTTGCCAGTCACCCGGATAATGTTCGCCCGATCGCCTCGATCACCAAGCTCATGACCGTTATCGTGGCACTGGATGCCCATCAGCCGCTGGATGAATTACTTGCTATCGATATCAGTCAGACACCGGAAATGCGGGGTGTCTATTCACGGGTACGTTTGAATAGCAAAATCAGTCGGCGAAACTTGATGTTACTGGCGCTAATGTCTTCGGAAAATCGTGCGGCTGCAACACTTGCGCATCACTATCCCGGTGGTTACACGGCATTTATCCGGGCGATGAACACTAAGGCGCAGCAACTGGGAATGCATCATACCCATTACCAGGAGCCTACCGGACTGTCGGAAAAGAATGTCTCAACTGCGCGGGATCTGGTTATATTACTGGAGGCGACAACCCATTACCCTCTTATCAGTCAGCTCAGTGTCACGCCTGAAACCAGTGTGCATTTTTCACACCCTGACTATACGCTCTCGTTTCGTAATACCAATCACCTGATTTATCGCGCTGACTGGCAAATTCAACTGACGAAAACCGGTTATACCGATGAAGCCGGTCACTGTCTGGTGATGCGCACTGTGATAAATCAGCATCCGGTAGCGCTGGTCGTGATGGACGCTTTTGGTAAATACACGCATTTCGCTGATGCCAGGCGGTTGCGTAGTTGGATAGAGACGGGCAAAGTCTCTGCAGTACCTGCTGAAGCACTCGAGTATAAAGCGAGTAAGCGTAAAAATGAGTTGTCAGCAGACCGTGACTGATTTTGACTGCACTGCAGAAAAATAAAATTTCGGTAAAAAATCTGAAAGTGCTGCCGCAGACTAGGACATACACTTTGCAGCATTAGTTCGTGATCATTTTGACTGTTATTGTTTGAGATCCGGAATCTGCCATGTCGACATTAATTGCTAGTCTGCGTCTGTTTTTTTTGTCATTTTTCCTGCTGACAGCCAGCGGCGTCAGCGCCGAACCGACCCCCGGTGACCCGGGGGCAACTACTGAGGTTCCGGTAAATGCTGCGGTTGAGTTGCCGAAAATGCAAAAAATTCTCGACAGTATCAAACAGCAGGTTTCCGGGGAAACTAATGACAGTAAGTTGATTACCCTGAATGACATGGCACTGGAATTATCCAAAGATGCAGATACCTTAATGCAGGGTATTATGCCCCAGTTGACCCAGGTTCAGGCGCAACTCTCAGTACTGGGTCCGGCACATGAGGCTGGCAACACGCATGCGGCCATTAAAGAGACGGCTCAGGTCACCAGTAAACGTAAAAACCTTGAAAGCCAGAAAAGCAAGGTCAATGATCAAATTCGTCAGGCAGAAGCGATAAAAAATGGCTCCATCACGTTGTCTACTCAGATTATCAATCTGCGTCGTGATGCGTTAAAGACCCAGCTCGCTCTGAATACTGGCAGTATTTTTAGTTATCATTTCTGGTCACCTCTGTTTAATGCCGACAGTGATGATCAGCAACGGATCAAAGATTTTTGTCAGGTTCTGATCGATACCATCAGCCTGTCATGGACCCCAGGCTGGCGCGTCGGGACGCTGTTATGGTTGCTGGCGGCTTGCCTTGTCGCCACCCTGGGGCGGCGTTATCTGGAACAATCCCTTGCCTGGGTAGGCATCCATTTGCTTCCGGAAGGCCGTTTAAGGCGCAGTTTTCTTGCTGCTGCCATCGCGTTAACCTCGTTATTTGCCGTTGTACTCTCTTTCAATTTTCTTGAACTGGCACTGACGCGTCATAGTGATGTTACGGATGATGTGAGACTTTTTGCCGATAAACTGGTGGGTCTGAGCATTTTCTGTGGGCTGATCGCAGGCCTGGGACGAGCTTTTCTTTCGACACGGCGTCCTTCGTGGCGGTTGCCTAACATCTCCGACCCGGTAGCGCGCGCGCTGAAGCCTTTTCCACCATTGACTGCGGTGCTGGTCTTTTTGTTTCAGGCGATCGAAATTCTTAACAGCAGTGTGAATACCAGCGTTAGCACAACGGTTTTTGTTAACGGTTTAACTGCACTGTTGATTGGTGGCACGGCGCTGACCATCAGTTTTCGTACAAATCGCGTTCGCCGCCGAATGACCCTTGCAGGAGAACAACCTGAAGCACGCTCGACATTAGTCGGCCTGATTCAGATGGCGATCACCCTGGTGGGGGTATCGGTCATGATTACTCTTGCAATTGGCTATATTACCCTGGCACGCTTTCTGAGCTATGAATTGATCTGGATGGGGATCGTGATGGGGATATTTTTTATCTTCAGTAAACTCATCACTGACAGCTGTGAAAGTTTTTTCTCTACCGATAATGCCATCGGAAAAGGTATACAACGTTCGTTAAATATTGACAGTCGGCACCTTGCACAGGCGGCAGCGCTGCTGAGTGGTATTGGTAAATCACTACTGGTGTTGGGCGCGGCGATAGCAATATTGAATGGTACTTTCGGAAGTGCGACACCCATAGAGCTGGTGCAAAAGGCCATAGAATTCTGGGGAGGTAAAGGGCTCCATCAGCTGGATGTTGTTCCGGCACACGTTGTTAATGCTCTGCTATGGCTGGTAGTAGCCATTTATGTGATGCGATCTGTACGTCGCTGGCTGGAGTTTGATTTTCTGCCGAAAACCGCCATGGATGAAGGGATGCGCGTGTCACTGGTGACCTTGTTCACTAATCTCGGTTATGTGTTGGTCTTTCTCGTCGCACTCTCACTGTTGGGTGTGCAATGGAATAAATTAGCCTGGATTGTCAGTGCACTTTCCGTGGGTATCGGTTTTGGTCTGCAGGAAATTGTTAAAAATTTCATCTCGGGTTTGATATTGCTGACGGAGAGACCGGTAAAAGTGGGTGATTTAATAAGTATCAGTGGTATAGAAGGTGACATCAGACGTATCAACGTACGTGCCACTGAGATACAACTGACCGATAAATCCACTGTTATCGTGCCCAACTCACAGTTAATTTCACAAAATGTCCGTAATGTCACTATGGGAAATGCACAGGGCGTTGTGGTGATCATGCTCACGCTGCCTCTGGATATCGATCCTCAATTAGTTCGTGAGTTGTTGTTGGATGTCTTTACACAGAATGAACGCATTCTCGACACACCACCACCTTCTGTCACTTTCAGAGAGTTAACTGCCAGCGGCATTGTGCTTTCGATCAGTGGTAATGTCGCCAGTCCACGCTATGTATCTGGTGCTAAAAGTGATTTGTTATTTGAAATACTGACCCGATTACGCGCAGAAGGTGTCGGATTATCTTCACCGCAGACAATGATAGTTGAACAGAAAAAATGATCGCGTAGTGGAGGATAACTACCCAGTAATTTTACGTTATGCCACACTGAATCTACGATATTGTGGCGTAATACTTTATTCGTCTGAACGTTACCTGAGAGAAACCTGATGAAATGGATTTGCTCTGTTAGCCTGGCAGTCAGCCTGGCCCTGCAACCTGCTTTTGCTAATGATACCTTCGTGCCCCATGCCTTGACACCTGAAGCCAGGGACAAGTTTGTGACTGAGATGCTCAACAAGATGACTCTGGACGAAAAGATAGGTCAATTAAGATTGATCAGCGTCGGACCAGACAATCCGAAGGAAGCGATCCGTGACATGATCCAGAAAGGACAGGTGGGTGCCATTTTTAATACGGTGACACGCCCTGATATACGTGCCATGCAGGATCAGGTGATGTCATTGAGTCGTTTGAAAATCCCCCTGTTCTTTGCGTTTGATGTGGTGCATGGTCAACGCACAGTGTTTCCTATTCCACTTGGGCTTGCTGCCAGCTGGGATCTTGATGCAGTGGCACGAGTGGGAAGAATTTCAGCCTACGAAGCGGCTGATGATGGTCTGAACATGACCTGGGCTCCGATGGTTGACGTGACCCGTGAGCCTCGCTGGGGAAGAGTATCAGAGAGTTTTGGCGAAGATACCTACCTCACCTCCGCTATGGGGCGAGTGATGGTGGAATCGATGCAGGGAAAGAGCCCTGCAGATCGTTATTCAGTAATGACCAGTGTTAAGCACTTTGCTGCTTATGGTGCAGTCGAAGGTGGTCGTGATTACAATACTGTCGACATGAGTCCACAACGTCTTGCTCAGGATTATCTGCCACTCTACAAGGCGGCCCTGGATGCTGGCAGTGGCGGTGTGATGGTGGCGCTTAATTCCGTAAATGGGGTACCCGCTACCGCGGATCGTAGTTTACTGGTTGATTTGTTACGTAATGACTGGAAATTCAAAGGGATAACCATCAGCGATCATGGTGCGATTAAAGAGTTATTAAAACATGGCGTGGCCAGTGATCCGGAAGATGCTGTGCGTGTCGCGATTAATTCAGGTATCGACATGAGCATGAGCGATGAATACTACAGCCACTATTTACCCGGTTTAGTACGTCGCGGTGCGGTCAGTAAGCAAGTGATTGATGATGTGGTTCGTCACGTATTGAATGTGAAGTATGACATGGGATTATTCAATGATCCCTACAGCCATCTCGGTCCGGCGGGTAGCGATCCGCAGAACACCAATGCTGAGAGTCGATTGCATCGCAACGATGCACGTGAAGTGGCTCGCAGTAGTATGGTTCTGCTGAAAAATAACAAAGAGACCCTGCCGCTGAGAAAAAATGGAACCATTGCATTGATTGGTCCATTAGCCGACAGCCAGCGCGACATCATGGGAAGTTGGTCAGCAGCTGGTGTGGTCAAACAATCAGTAACTGTTTTGCAAGGCATGAAAAATGCCACTCAAAATAAAGCAACACTCCTGTATGCAAAAGGGGCAAATGTCACTGATCACAAGGGCATTCAGGATTTTCTGAACCTTTATGAAAAAGCGGTCACCATTGACCCGCGTAGTGCACCGCAGATGCGTGATGAAGCTGTTGCCGTTGCCCAAAAAGCAGATGTGATTGTGGCGGTCGTGGGCGAAGCCCAAGGGATGGCGCATGAGGCATCAAGCCGGAGTGAATTGTCCATCCCGCAGGTGCAACGTGATTTAATCACAGCGCTGAAAGCGACAGGAAAGCCGCTGGTATTAGTGTTGATGAATGGTCGTCCACTGACACTGATGAATGAAAATGATCAGGCCGATGCTATTCTTGAAACCTGGTTCAGTGGTACAGAAGGGGGCAATGCTATTGCTGATGTTCTGTTCGGTGATTATAACCCATCAGGTAAATTGCCGATGACTTTCCCACGTTCCGTCGGTCAAATTCCGCTGTACTATAACCACCTGAATACGGGCAGACCGTATAACGGCAGCAGACCAAACAAATATACATCTCATTACTACGACGCACAAAACGGGCCACTTTACCCCTTTGGTTACGGACTGAGTTACACAACATTTGATGTTTCTGCTGTGAAACTCTCTGCACAAACTCTGTCAGGTAATGGAGTGCTTCAGGCAAGTGTGACTGTCACCAATAAAGGTAAGCGCGATGGTTCGACTGTAGTACAGATGTACCTGAATGACCCGGTGGCATCACTGAGCCGACCGGTGAAGGAGTTAAAAGGATTTAAAAAAGTGATGCTGAAAGCGGGAGAGTCACAGACAGTTTCTTTCCCTATCGATGCTAGCGCACTGCGTTTCTGGAATGCAAAAATGCAGCAGGTTGTTGAACCGGGTAAATTTGTCGTGATGATAGGCCTTGATTCAGTTCGTACTCAGAGTGCTGAATTCACTTATCACGAAAAGCGATAAACAAAGCGGTGAAGGGGAGCTATGCTCCCCTTTGACGTAATATACGTCGAATAATAAACGAAACGGTACGGGCACGTATTACTCTGCGCTGCCAGCACGTCATGAACGGATGAGGATGGTGTAGCCTGTTAACATCACGCCACCAATGCCGCCAATTGCCATCATCAGAAACAGTACAATAACCCCTATTTTTTGCCAGTTCATACAGCCTGCCATCGTCATAATAAAAGTAAAAGTTTACTATAGCGCGTTTTCACCATTATGACGACTTTCAGGCCAGCTCTCGTTGGCTAAGCAGGATAATCTGGTATCCTTCGCGCTGCCACTGAGCAATTTGTTTATCCTGACTGATTGTCGGAGGTTTCGCTGTAAAAATAAACTGGGTGAGTTCAGCAAACAACGCCGGACGTAATACGTTCAGGGGTTCCGCCAGAACATTAATCCGCCAGCCCTCCTGAGAAAGACGCCATGCTTCCAGCCACAGCCGTGTGCGGTCATCACTTCCCCACGCCATCACTAACGCATCTTTGCCGGCTTTTTTACGTGATCCAGTCAGACAAAACGCCACATAATCGATTAAAGCGCCGTCAAGCAGGCTGCTAAGAGCCCGGGCAGTATTTTGTTCCAGTGCCAGGCGTTGTCTTACCGGAACAAAAACATGATCAATCAGTTCACCCACAGGGTGTTCACGCCCTATAGCGGCGATGCGTGTTCGCAACTTAGAGGGTCTGACCAGGCGTAAGACGTTCAGTATCTCTTCCTGCAGTGTCTGCCAGCCATTATTGGTGTCAAGCTCAGCGCCTTCGAGTAATGCTTTGGCTTTACCTACTGCAACGCCACTGCTTATCCAACGTTTAATTTCCTGGATTCTTTGAATATCTTCGTCATCGAACAAACGATGACCGCCTTCGGTACGTTTGGGTTTTAATAAACCGTAGCGTCGTTGCCAGGCGCGTAAAGTAACCGGATTGATTGCGCACCGTTCTGCTACTTCACCAATACTGTATAACCCCATGCCATTCCTCTTTTTAGCTGACAGCACCAGTCTGTCAAAAAGCACATTTCTATACAACATATTTTTTATTGTACAATTATATCTGTTTAGTTTGAGTATCGGATCATTGGAGAAAATTTTGATGCAAAAGTGTGAAGAGCGTCATGCCGGAAAGTCAAAGAGAGAAGATTTTAGTTAATCATACGTGATTTTTTTTCTTAAGTATTACTTTATAATTCTCCGGTCAAAAGCGTGATCTGTGTTGACGGGTCACGAGTCACCCGCGGAGATACAGGGTAATGATCATGCGTGAGACTCCTGTCGTGAACGAGTGTGCATTATTTGCCGGGAAGCACTTTCATGCTTTTATTCACAATAAGACAGAAAGTAGCAGTGGTCTTCACCAGCACGATTACTATGAATTCACGCTGGTGTTAACCGGCAGGTATTATCAGGAGATTAATGGGAAATGTGTATTGCTAACACGTGGTGATTTTGTTTTTATTCCACCCGGTTCACAACATCAGAGTTTTTATGAATTTGGTGTGACTAAAATTTTTAATGTTGGCATCAGTCACTCATTTTTTACTTCGCATTATAAGAGACTTCTCTCTGAGAATATTATTGCATCACAGGTCTATTCATTAAAAAATGAGTATCTTCGTTATGTTGAATCTGAAGTTGCCTCCCTTAATTTTCATAACACCGAGTTTGACGAATTTTTGGAAACACTGACCTTTTGCATTATCAATCGAGTTCGTCATTTCAGAATGCCAGTCGCACAGGATAGCACCCCGCTTTGGCTGAAAGAGACGATTGCAGCGATGTACGATAAGGCCAATTTTTCTGAACACGCGTTGAACATGATGGTGACATTATCGGGAAAGACACAGTCTTACCTGACAAGGGCAATGCAGCAGTATTACGCGAAAACACCTATGTAGATGATCAATGATATCCGTATCAATTATGCGAAAAAACAACTGAAGATGACTAATTTTTCAGTGACGGACATTGCTTATGAGGCTGGTTACAGTAACCCCAGTGTTTTTATTAATAACTTTAAAAAACAGACATCATTAACACCGGCTAAGTACCGAAAGAAGATGTCAGGTCAGGAATATTTCTTTTTGGAAAAGTGAGAGGTATTTATATTTTTTCTGAAGAAGATAATAATGCCAGCATCTGTTTCTTAAAATTCAGAGTAAAAAATTAACTGATTATATTATTTGCTATTAATTAATCCAGTCAGACTATAAAAAAATTCGATGTTTTACAAAGAGTATGCCCGGGTTTGAGACACGCTATAACTACTTAATGACAAGTAGAGTGAGGCTGACAAAAAAAACTTCAGGTAGTAAGAGATTTTACAGGAGTCATAATGACCAAAAAGTTAAAAGTTGTCACCATTGGTGGGGGCAGCAGTTACACACCTGAACTCCTTGAGGGGTTCATAACACGTTATCACGAGCTGCCGGTAAGTGAGCTTTGGCTGGTGGATATCGCATCAGGGCAAGAGAAACTTGATATAATTTATGCCTCTGCCAGCGCATGGTGGCGCGTGCTGGTATTCCGATGACGGTGCACAAAACCCTCGATCGAAGAGCTGCACTGCAGGAGGCCGATTTTGTGACTACCCAGTTCCGTGTCGGACAACTATAAGCTCGCGAACTGGATGAAAGTATTCCACTGAGCCACGGATATCTGGGGCAGGAAACCAATGGAGCGGGGGGGCTGTTTAAAGGGTTGCGCACCATCCCGGTTATCTTCGAGATATTACGTGATGTACAGGCTATTTGCCCTCAGGCGTGGGTGATCAATTTTACCAATCCTGCGGGGATGGTGACCGAAGCCGTCCATCGACATACTGATTTTAAGAAATTTATCGGTGTTTGTAATATTCCTGTTGGCATGAAAATGTTTATCAATGACGTTTTACAGCTGAGCGCCAGAGATAATCTGTCGGTCGATTTATTTGGTTTAAATCATCTGGTGTTTATTAAAGATGTGCTGGTCAATGGGCAATCACGCTTTGCCGAACTATTAGATGGCGTGGCAACAGGAAATTTGCGCGCCAGTA is a window from the Erwinia sp. genome containing:
- the yohD gene encoding Inner membrane protein YohD (ID:JIFNMEKO_00905;~source:Prodigal:2.6), with protein sequence MDINSLITEHGYLALFFGCIAEGETFTLLAGVAAHQGLLNYDMVLLVAIIGAVVGDTTLFFLGRYWGEKILSRFSRYQAQIDKADSLIRKRPILFVIGVRFMYGLRIIGPLIIGTSHLKSGQFLLLNIIGSVCWALLFVSLGYLAGNLVAPWLNALDTHLKPLFVLAAVVLMVVALRVYFRQRGKKK
- the pbpG gene encoding D-alanyl-D-alanine endopeptidase (ID:JIFNMEKO_00906;~source:Prodigal:2.6); this encodes MIVDLRTGEELFASHPDNVRPIASITKLMTVIVALDAHQPLDELLAIDISQTPEMRGVYSRVRLNSKISRRNLMLLALMSSENRAAATLAHHYPGGYTAFIRAMNTKAQQLGMHHTHYQEPTGLSEKNVSTARDLVILLEATTHYPLISQLSVTPETSVHFSHPDYTLSFRNTNHLIYRADWQIQLTKTGYTDEAGHCLVMRTVINQHPVALVVMDAFGKYTHFADARRLRSWIETGKVSAVPAEALEYKASKRKNELSADRD
- the ybiS gene encoding putative L,D-transpeptidase YbiS (ID:JIFNMEKO_00903;~source:Prodigal:2.6), which translates into the protein MKKSLCRFACLLIVAAVSSKTAVAITYDLPAPGSRLVGQNLEVTIPSDSKLPLEAFAAQYQMGLSNMLEANPGVDVYLPVANSKLVIPQQLLLPDAPREGIVINSAEMRLYYYPKGQKKVIVLPIGIGELGKDTPLNWVTKVERKKQGPTWTPTAKMHAEYAARGEHLPAVFPAGPDNPMGLYALYVGRLYAVHGTNANFGIGLRVSHGCVRLRAVDIEWLFKNVPVGTTVQFINQPVKASVEPDGSRLLEVHDPLSRTQEQFDSHEPVPLTLTPAVEKVIADSSVVTSAVESALNTRSGMPVNISGNAEDNRSQPVPVQEKNDAQPVETATSPAESPKVTGTGVTPAAPVADGSFTVPHQLGPIYEQPAVSHTP
- a CDS encoding Beta-glucosidase BoGH3B (ID:JIFNMEKO_00908;~source:Prodigal:2.6), which translates into the protein MKWICSVSLAVSLALQPAFANDTFVPHALTPEARDKFVTEMLNKMTLDEKIGQLRLISVGPDNPKEAIRDMIQKGQVGAIFNTVTRPDIRAMQDQVMSLSRLKIPLFFAFDVVHGQRTVFPIPLGLAASWDLDAVARVGRISAYEAADDGLNMTWAPMVDVTREPRWGRVSESFGEDTYLTSAMGRVMVESMQGKSPADRYSVMTSVKHFAAYGAVEGGRDYNTVDMSPQRLAQDYLPLYKAALDAGSGGVMVALNSVNGVPATADRSLLVDLLRNDWKFKGITISDHGAIKELLKHGVASDPEDAVRVAINSGIDMSMSDEYYSHYLPGLVRRGAVSKQVIDDVVRHVLNVKYDMGLFNDPYSHLGPAGSDPQNTNAESRLHRNDAREVARSSMVLLKNNKETLPLRKNGTIALIGPLADSQRDIMGSWSAAGVVKQSVTVLQGMKNATQNKATLLYAKGANVTDHKGIQDFLNLYEKAVTIDPRSAPQMRDEAVAVAQKADVIVAVVGEAQGMAHEASSRSELSIPQVQRDLITALKATGKPLVLVLMNGRPLTLMNENDQADAILETWFSGTEGGNAIADVLFGDYNPSGKLPMTFPRSVGQIPLYYNHLNTGRPYNGSRPNKYTSHYYDAQNGPLYPFGYGLSYTTFDVSAVKLSAQTLSGNGVLQASVTVTNKGKRDGSTVVQMYLNDPVASLSRPVKELKGFKKVMLKAGESQTVSFPIDASALRFWNAKMQQVVEPGKFVVMIGLDSVRTQSAEFTYHEKR
- the fabG_2 gene encoding 3-oxoacyl-[acyl-carrier-protein] reductase FabG (ID:JIFNMEKO_00904;~source:Prodigal:2.6), translating into MYSVENKVAIVTASDSGIGQSCALMLAEQGFHIGITCHSDEKAANVTAEQVRQLGRKAEIQKLDLSDPEAAGEALEALITRMGRVDVLVNNAGVNIKADFLDTTLENWRKVFTVNVEGSFVCSQTAARHMVKQGDGGRIINITSVHEFTPLPNSVAYTATKHALGGLTKSMALSLLPHGILVNAVAPGTIATPMNQMGTDDAEKIVIPEIPAQRPGDRREVASMVAWLCSPWSSYTTGQSFIIDGGFMLANPQYFIQKPA
- the mscM_1 gene encoding Miniconductance mechanosensitive channel MscM (ID:JIFNMEKO_00907;~source:Prodigal:2.6) → MSTLIASLRLFFLSFFLLTASGVSAEPTPGDPGATTEVPVNAAVELPKMQKILDSIKQQVSGETNDSKLITLNDMALELSKDADTLMQGIMPQLTQVQAQLSVLGPAHEAGNTHAAIKETAQVTSKRKNLESQKSKVNDQIRQAEAIKNGSITLSTQIINLRRDALKTQLALNTGSIFSYHFWSPLFNADSDDQQRIKDFCQVLIDTISLSWTPGWRVGTLLWLLAACLVATLGRRYLEQSLAWVGIHLLPEGRLRRSFLAAAIALTSLFAVVLSFNFLELALTRHSDVTDDVRLFADKLVGLSIFCGLIAGLGRAFLSTRRPSWRLPNISDPVARALKPFPPLTAVLVFLFQAIEILNSSVNTSVSTTVFVNGLTALLIGGTALTISFRTNRVRRRMTLAGEQPEARSTLVGLIQMAITLVGVSVMITLAIGYITLARFLSYELIWMGIVMGIFFIFSKLITDSCESFFSTDNAIGKGIQRSLNIDSRHLAQAAALLSGIGKSLLVLGAAIAILNGTFGSATPIELVQKAIEFWGGKGLHQLDVVPAHVVNALLWLVVAIYVMRSVRRWLEFDFLPKTAMDEGMRVSLVTLFTNLGYVLVFLVALSLLGVQWNKLAWIVSALSVGIGFGLQEIVKNFISGLILLTERPVKVGDLISISGIEGDIRRINVRATEIQLTDKSTVIVPNSQLISQNVRNVTMGNAQGVVVIMLTLPLDIDPQLVRELLLDVFTQNERILDTPPPSVTFRELTASGIVLSISGNVASPRYVSGAKSDLLFEILTRLRAEGVGLSSPQTMIVEQKK